The following proteins are encoded in a genomic region of Chaetodon auriga isolate fChaAug3 chromosome 8, fChaAug3.hap1, whole genome shotgun sequence:
- the erfl3 gene encoding ETS domain-containing transcription factor ERF: MKTPGESGFAFPDWAYKPESSPGSRQIQLWHFILELLRKEEYHDVIAWQGDYGEFVIKDPDEVARLWGARKCKPQMNYDKLSRALRYYYNKRILHKTKGKRFTYKFNFNKLVLVNYPFIDMGSTGSSVPQSAPPVPTGAGTHFRFPPSTPSEVLSPNEDLRSPGGMFSSVARRMARGSVSDCSDGTSVNSEIEEGNTVAGEDRGERGVSGGGGPGGGGGGYRSIIHPRLSHETLFRMYGGPGNPAGHPGSRGPTGHRIHPEPLSPFPVSPLPGPGGAGLLAPPLSPALSMTPTSHLPYTPSPTLSPMLGSHFSFNPEDMKRYLQAHTQSVYNYGLSPRAFLQYPNIVIPQPHRPAADKAGLTGERGERAERAATAGGGERGGERHHHPPLAHSAHHHPHPPHSAHPHPHSHPVHHPLHLGEEPPHMSPFKFKLQPPPLGRKQRDSQSQSKPRQSSMSSGSGSGSMSSTSGLGSSLSFGSDLSSASGSGLISASSSTQSLNSAGLPKIKVEPISDIESEEEVEVTDISDEDPDERDEEFELFSHRHSGASDHHHHHHRLANGTGAPQHHPHPDEDLDEDVFKAPAPPPPGLMPFFTSQHAHSNAHRGLPILKSEPLEPGDSNTPPPQTGLAGAPQTKCIPLKLRFKRRWSEDQRMEASQEESDDKKVRPEGESERERQSNGRMEMEEDGTGSGEGDSPPPLAYEGSLATPLRVSAELHRATAQLSLENKDC; encoded by the exons GGTTCGCCTTCCCAGATTGGGCTTACAAGCCTGAGTCGAGCCCCGGGTCCCGGCAGATCCAGCTGTGGCACTTCATCCTGGAGCTGCTCAGAAAAGAAGAGTATCATGATGTAATAGCCTGGCAGGGAGACTACGGCGAGTTTGTCATCAAGGACCCCGACGAAGTGGCCCGGCTGTGGGGAGCCAGGAAGTGTAAACCCCAGATGAACTACGACAAGCTGAGCAGGGCACTGAG ATATTACTACAACAAGAGGATCCTCCATAAGACCAAAGGCAAGAGGTTCACCTACAAGTTCAACTTCAATAAACTGGTTTTGGTCAACTACCCCTTTATCGACATGGGCTCCACTG GAAGCAGTGTTCCTCAGAGCGCCCCTCCTGTCCCCACCGGTGCGGGGACCCACTTCCGCTTTCCTCCGTCAACTCCCTCAGAAGTCCTCTCCCCGAACGAGGACCTGCGCAGCCCTGGCGGCATGTTCAGCTCTGTGGCCCGACGAATGGCACGCGGCTCCGTCAGCGATTGCAGTGACGGCACCTCCGTCAATTCTGAGATTGAGGAGGGCAACACGGtagcaggagaggacaggggagagaggggtgtgagtggaggaggaggacccggtggtggaggaggaggttacCGAAGTATCATCCATCCACGTCTGTCTCATGAAACCCTGTTCCGTATGTACGGAGGACCAGGTAACCCCGCTGGGCACCCAGGCTCCCGCGGCCCCACAGGGCACCGTATCCACCCAGAGCCCCTGTCGCCCTtccctgtgtctcctctgcCAGGGCCGGGAGGAGCTGGCCTTCTAGCCCCTCCTCTGTCCCCAGCGCTCTCCATGACTCCAACATCTCACCTCCCCTACACTCCCTCACCCACCCTGTCTCCCATGTTAGGCTCCCACTTCTCCTTCAACCCAGAGGACATGAAGCGCTACCTGCAGGCCCACACCCAGTCAGTGTACAACTACGGCCTCAGCCCCAGAGCTTTCCTCCAGTACCCCAACATCGTCATCCCTCAGCCCCACCGGCCCGCTGCGGACAAGGCTGGCCTGACCGGAGAGAGAGGcgagagagcagaaagagcagcgacagcagggggaggagagaggggaggagagcgGCACCACCATCCACCTCTGGCTCACTCCGCCCACCACCACCCGCATCCGCCTCACTCTGCCCACCCTCACCCACATTCTCATCCCGTGCATCACCCACTCCACCTTGGTGAGGAGCCTCCACACATGTCTCCTTTCAAGTTCAAGCTGCAGCCACCACCACTGGGCAGGAAGCAGAGGGACAGTCAAAGCCAGAGTAAACCCAGGCAGAGCTCCATGTCCTCAGGCTCAGGATCTGGATCCATGTCGTCTACCTCTGGCCTTGGCTCTTCGCTGTCGTTTGGCAGCGACCTGAGCTCGGCCAGCGGCTCAGGcctcatctctgcctcctcctcaacGCAGTCTCTAAACAGTGCAGGACTTCCCAAGATTAAG GTGGAGCCCATCTCTGATATagagtcagaggaagaggtggaggtcACTGACATTAGTGATGAGGACCCAgatgagagagatgaggagtTTGAGCTCTTCTCCCATCGCCACTCCGGAGCCTctgaccaccaccaccaccaccaccgccttGCTAATGGCACAGGTGCCCCCCAGCATCACCCTCATCCTGATGAGGACCTGGATGAGGACGTCTTCAAAGCCCCTGCTCCGCCTCCACCTGGCCTGATGCCCTTCTTCACCTCACAGCACGCACACTCCAATGCGCACCGCGGGCTGCCCATCCTCAAGAGCGAACCCCTCGAACCGGGGGACAGTAACACACCCCCACCTCAGACGGGCTTGGCGGGAGCTCCCCAGACGAAGTGCATCCCCCTCAAGCTGCGCTTCAAGAGGCGCTGGAGCGAAGACCAGCGCATGGAGGCCTCACAGGAGGAGTCAGATGACAAGAAAGTACGACCAGAGGGggagagcgaaagagagaggCAAAGTAATGGAcggatggagatggaggaggacggGACAGGCAGTGGAGAAGGGGACAGTCCTCCCCCGTTGGCGTACGAGGGCTCTTTAGCCACACCGCTGAGGGTGAGCGCTGAGCTGCATCGTGCCACTGCACAGCTGTCTCTGGAGAACAAAGACTGCTGA